The proteins below are encoded in one region of Penicillium psychrofluorescens genome assembly, chromosome: 4:
- a CDS encoding uncharacterized protein (ID:PFLUO_006771-T1.cds;~source:funannotate) → MTGFLAVFGYVDPESPLNYNLETSVQTLIQSLMQLGGFVASLFIFKFGAFISNRVGLWTGSAFSVLAVILQMSSIKISALYMGRLFLGVSNGFYLTYSATYLGEIAPTYLRGSAVGLVTFQTSFGALIGILIDNYTAKYEGRTSYLIPLGVMFIVPAALSIGILFLPESPRHYIRLGSDENAANAIRILRGIYDEDQLAAQVTTIKDAWVIENRESQSVHLIDTFRGSDFRRTILSLCCSISQTASGVIFFSSYSVYFYAQAGVKNEFVWVMMSLAIALTGNMGAFIVMKFVKRRILLGVSSIVNSAIMFVIAGVYTRLSDGSYTAAQILIAMGTLFTWVYGIGQGPVLWALTVEIPSQRLRSKTVGLATGCNYLFAWIATYCSPYFINPNSLNWGPKYCYIWGVSNVVLGMWAFIFVPDVGGKSLEQITDSMTTHNDVKNEETGSVVELREFAQSE, encoded by the exons ATGACTGGGTTTCTCGCGGTGTTTGGCTACGTCGAT CCAGAAAGCCCGTTGAACTACAATTTGGAAACCTCCGTGCAAACGCTCATCCAGAGTCTCATGCAGCTTGGGGGATTTGTGGCATCCCTTTTTATATTCAAGTTTGGCGCCTTCATCAGCAATAGAGTGGGTCTTTGGACTGGTTCCGCTTTCTCAGTTCTTGCCGTCATCCTCCAAATGAGTAGCATCAAGATTTCAGCTCTCTATATGGGCCGTCTATTTTTGGGAGTCTCCAATGGATTCTACCTTACCTATTCGGCTACCTATCTTGGGGAGATCGCACCCACATATCTCCGTGGATCTGCTGTCGGCCTGGTCACCTTTCAAACCTCCTTCGGTGCATTGATCGGAATTCTTATTGACAATTACACTGCGAAATACGAGGGACGCACATCATATTTGATCCCGTTAGGAGTCATGTTCATTGTTCCAGCTGCCCTTTCAATCGGGATCCTATTCCTCCCAGAAAGTCCGCGCCACTATATTCGCCTCGGATCAGATGAAAATGCAGCCAATGCGATTCGCATTCTACGAGGTATCTATGATGAAGACCAACTTGCCGCTCAGGTCACGACTATTAAAGATGCATGGGTGATCGAGAACAGAGAGAGCCAAAGTGTGCATCTGATTGACACTTTTCGAGGATCCGATTTCCGGAGGACTATTCTGAGCCTATGTTGCAGTATTTCCCAAACTGCAAGTGGtgtcattttcttttcgaGCTACTCAGTCTATTTCTATGCCCAGGCTGGTGTAAAGAACGAGTTTGTTTGGGTGATGATGAGTCTGGCAATTGCGCTTACTGGCAACATGGGAGCCTTTATTGTCATGAAATTCGTCAAGCGGCGGATCCTACTGGGTGTTTCGTCAATAGTCAATTCAGCAATCATGTTCGTGATTGCTGGTGTCTATACGAGACTCAGTGATGGCTCATATACCGCTGCACAAATTCTGATCGCAATGGGTACCCTGTTCACTTGGGTGTATGGAATTGGCCAAGGCCCCGTACTGTGGGCTCTTACCGTCGAGATCCCTTCTCAGCGACTCCGTTCCAAGACTGTCGGTCTTGCAACGGGCTGCAACTATCTTTTTGCATGGATCGCGACTTATTGCTCGCCTTATTTCATAAACCCTAACTCGTTGAATTGGGGACCAAAGTACTGTTATATATGGGGCGTAAGCAACGTGGTACTGGGAATGTGGGCCTTCATATTTGTACCAGATGTTGGAGGCAAGAGTTTGGAACAAATTACGGATTCAATGACCACTCACAACGATGTCAAAAACGAGGAAACTGGTTCTGTCGTGGAGCTTCGCGAGTTTGCGCAATCTGAATAG